From a single Ischnura elegans chromosome 7, ioIscEleg1.1, whole genome shotgun sequence genomic region:
- the LOC124162371 gene encoding A disintegrin and metalloproteinase with thrombospondin motifs 20-like has product MTFARQIHGTRVAYSYSSLDYPQGRFSINLKGTGLRVHSSIGRGSGAAVHVSRKDDGQSVVGRCRGKCGACHPADEVASMRWRWPPWAINNIHACVFRQGQQEDVAQPLNTLKSLSSCMNVIDEHTPLERWHGER; this is encoded by the exons ATGACCTTTGCCAGGCAGATACATGGTACAAGAGTAGCTTATTCCTACAGCTCCCTAGACTATCCTCAAGGTCGTTTCAGCATCAACCTCAAAGGTACCGGACTCAGGGTTCATAGCAGTATAGGACGTGGATCAGGAGCAGCTGTTCATGTCAGCAGGAAAGAC GATGGTCAGTCTGTGGTGGGAAGGTGTCGTGGCAAATGCGGAGCCTGCCACCCAGCAGATGAGGTGGCCTCGATGAGATGGAGGTGGCCTCCGTGGGCAATAAACAATATCCACGCTTGTGTCTTCAGGCAGGGGCAGCAGGAAGATGTTGCTCAGCcactaaatacattaaaatcattgtcgTCATGCATGAATGTGATCGATGAACACACGCCATTGGAACGATGGCATGGTGAAAGATGA